GTGGTCGTCCGAGGCAGTGAGGCAGGGGGCGTGGCCGACCGCGCAGTCGACGTCGGCGATCGCGCCGCAGGAGCGGCACACGACGTGATGGTGGTTGTCCCTCACCCGCAACTCGTAGCGGGCGGTCGCGCCGGCGGGCTGGATGCGGCGCACCAACCGGCTCGTGGTGAGCGCACGCAGGACATCGTAAACCGCCTGGTGGGAGACCGTGGGGAGATCCGCGCGCACCAGGGCGATCACCGTGTCGGTGTCGACGTGCGGGTGGTCGCGCAGCGCGGCCAGCACCGCCAGCCGCGGCTGGGTCACGCGCAACGAGACCGCACGGAGCTGCGTCTCGAAGTCGGCCGTCATGCCACCGACCCTAGACCCGTTTTCTGGAATGAATCAAGTTTCGACACACTTTATTTGTAGCCCGGCACGTGCCGTGCCGGGCAGATCACACCCGCTCAGTCGAAGTTCGGCACCGCGCCGCGGGTGGCGCCGGAGCGGCCCTTCGGCTCCTCCCACTCCTCCTGGCGGCCGAGCGCGGTCATGTCGAGGAAGCCGTACGACCCGCCGGTCTGCTCGGTGCCGCGGGCGAACGTCGAGTACGTGTGGAACACCTGGTCGCCGTCGCGCAGGAAGCAGCTCATCCCGGGCTGCTCCATCGGCTGCCGGGCCGGGTCGAGCAGCCACTCCATCCCGGCGGCCCGCAGCTCGTCCGCGGTGCGGAAGTTGAACTCGACCGGGGTCACCGACGCGTCGATGGTCACGTGGAAGTCGTAGTTGAAGTCCGAGCCGAAGGACGAGTACATCGGGATGGTCCAGCCCCGCTTGGCGCGGTACTTCTCCAGGGTGGCGAGCCGGGCACGGGCGATCACCGCGTACGACGTCTCGCGCGCCGCCAGGTGCCGCAGCAGCCCGTCGTTGACCTCGTCGAGCGCCGCGGTGCAGCTGCCGCACCCGTCCTCCCACGACGGGTCGAACATGAAGTGCTGCACGATCAGCTGCCGCCGCCCGTCGAACAGCTCGGGCAGGGTGCGCGGACCGTCCGGCCCGTCGAAGGTGTACTCCTTGTCGATCCGCACCATCGGCAGCTCACGGCGCCGGGTGTTCAGCGCGTCCTTCGCCCGCACCGCCTCTTTCTCGCTGGCCAGCAGCGCGCGCCGGGCGGCCGTCCACTCATCGCGGGACACGATCTCCGGAAGGTTGTTGTTGGTCGTCATACCGGTTGGACGTTCCGGGCGGCGGAAATAATACGG
Above is a genomic segment from Actinoplanes ianthinogenes containing:
- a CDS encoding DUF899 domain-containing protein, producing the protein MTTNNNLPEIVSRDEWTAARRALLASEKEAVRAKDALNTRRRELPMVRIDKEYTFDGPDGPRTLPELFDGRRQLIVQHFMFDPSWEDGCGSCTAALDEVNDGLLRHLAARETSYAVIARARLATLEKYRAKRGWTIPMYSSFGSDFNYDFHVTIDASVTPVEFNFRTADELRAAGMEWLLDPARQPMEQPGMSCFLRDGDQVFHTYSTFARGTEQTGGSYGFLDMTALGRQEEWEEPKGRSGATRGAVPNFD
- a CDS encoding Fur family transcriptional regulator — its product is MTADFETQLRAVSLRVTQPRLAVLAALRDHPHVDTDTVIALVRADLPTVSHQAVYDVLRALTTSRLVRRIQPAGATARYELRVRDNHHHVVCRSCGAIADVDCAVGHAPCLTASDDHGFVIDEAEVVYWGTCPDCVTRSEGI